A single window of Bacteroidota bacterium DNA harbors:
- a CDS encoding transketolase family protein: MTKYSFTEKKDTRSGFGAGLLEIGKQDANVVALCADLTESLKMDAFAKEFPDRFFQVGIAEANMIGMAAGLTIGGKIPFTGTFANFSTGRVYDQIRQSVAYSDKNVKICASHAGLTLGEDGATHQILEDIGLMKMLPNMTVINTCDFNQTKAATIAVAKHHGPVYLRFGRPAVPNFTAPDQKFEIGKAVVLTEGKDVTIIATGHLVWKAIEAEAKLAEAGISAEVINIHTIKPLDEDAILKSIAKTKCVVTAEEHQMNGGLGDSVAQLLSRKSPTPQEFVAVNDSFGESGTPDELMKKYGLETDNIIEAAKKVIKRK; this comes from the coding sequence ATGACAAAATATAGTTTTACAGAAAAGAAAGACACACGCTCAGGATTTGGAGCGGGATTACTAGAAATCGGAAAACAAGATGCCAATGTAGTGGCATTGTGTGCCGACTTAACTGAATCATTAAAAATGGATGCTTTCGCTAAAGAATTTCCTGACAGATTTTTTCAGGTGGGAATTGCTGAAGCGAATATGATTGGTATGGCAGCCGGTTTAACCATTGGCGGAAAAATTCCGTTTACAGGAACTTTTGCAAATTTCAGCACAGGTCGTGTGTATGATCAAATTCGTCAGAGTGTTGCTTACTCTGATAAGAACGTGAAGATTTGCGCTTCGCACGCCGGATTAACATTGGGCGAAGATGGCGCAACGCATCAAATCTTAGAAGATATTGGTTTAATGAAAATGTTACCAAACATGACTGTCATTAACACCTGTGATTTTAATCAAACAAAGGCCGCTACCATTGCTGTTGCTAAACATCATGGTCCGGTTTATTTACGTTTTGGTCGCCCTGCAGTACCAAACTTTACTGCACCTGATCAAAAGTTTGAAATTGGAAAAGCTGTTGTATTAACTGAAGGAAAAGATGTAACCATCATTGCTACCGGACATTTAGTTTGGAAAGCCATTGAAGCCGAAGCTAAATTAGCGGAAGCAGGAATAAGCGCGGAAGTGATCAATATTCACACGATTAAACCATTGGATGAAGATGCTATTTTAAAATCCATCGCTAAAACTAAATGCGTTGTAACTGCTGAAGAACATCAGATGAATGGCGGATTAGGTGACAGTGTTGCTCAGTTATTATCTCGCAAATCACCAACACCTCAAGAATTTGTTGCAGTGAATGATAGTTTTGGTGAGAGCGGAACACCGGATGAGTTAATGAAGAAATACGGTTTGGAAACAGATAATATAATTGAAGCTGCCAAAAAAGTAATTAAACGCAAATAA
- a CDS encoding GatB/YqeY domain-containing protein, which produces MSFEDKINGDIKTAMLAKDSKKLEVLRAIKNVVIILKTSPEGISDDAIMKSIQKEVKKRKESADIFKQQNRADLAEVELYQASVMEEYLPKQMGEDEIKAELVKIIAQVGASSAADMGKVMGAASKAFAGKADNKIVSQLVKDLLAK; this is translated from the coding sequence ATGTCATTTGAAGATAAAATAAACGGCGATATCAAAACCGCCATGCTGGCTAAGGATAGCAAAAAACTGGAAGTTTTAAGAGCTATTAAAAACGTGGTTATTATATTAAAAACATCACCTGAAGGAATTTCTGATGATGCTATAATGAAATCTATACAGAAAGAGGTTAAGAAGCGTAAAGAGTCGGCAGATATATTTAAACAACAAAACCGTGCTGATTTGGCTGAGGTGGAATTATATCAGGCATCCGTTATGGAAGAGTACTTGCCTAAACAAATGGGTGAAGATGAGATTAAGGCAGAGTTAGTAAAGATAATTGCACAGGTTGGCGCTTCTTCTGCGGCCGACATGGGTAAGGTGATGGGTGCAGCATCAAAAGCTTTTGCCGGCAAAGCGGATAACAAAATTGTTTCTCAGTTAGTAAAGGATCTTTTAGCAAAATAA
- a CDS encoding VWA domain-containing protein: protein MNFKKSKILSFVFAFFFFSFFAQPTNRILFIFDDSYSMYAPWNSNIKIEVAKKVMAEFLDSLKSIPNLELALRCYGHTTFFKEKNCKDTKLEVPFASATTNSEKIKQRIKKLEPMGTTPIALSLGESIADFTPCSNCRNIVILITDGIEECEGNPCKVSMELQKKGIFLRPFVIGIGLDVKFADVFGCMGKFYDVSNEANFGDVLKLVLTEAISQTTVQVDLLDITKKPTETDVNMTFYDASNGQIKYNYLHTINHRGNPDTLVLDPDLKYNLTVHTIPPVEKKNITIIKGKHNVIPVDAPQGFLKLEIEGTLSKYFPTTIVRQAGNMKTLNVHEFGKSEKYIVGKYDLEILTLPRIKLNDVEIKQSTTNSIKIPASGNVYVSRGTLGYGSIYLDDGKQVTWVCNLNSNIQSEIIYLQPGNYKLEFRGENTKETIKTQEKKFTVTSGQTTNIRLN from the coding sequence ATGAATTTCAAAAAGTCTAAAATTTTAAGTTTTGTTTTTGCATTTTTCTTCTTCTCATTTTTCGCTCAACCAACCAATCGCATTCTTTTTATTTTCGATGACTCATATAGCATGTATGCGCCATGGAACAGCAACATCAAAATTGAAGTAGCGAAAAAAGTAATGGCTGAATTCCTTGACAGCCTAAAATCCATTCCAAATTTAGAATTAGCGCTTCGCTGTTACGGACATACTACTTTTTTTAAAGAGAAAAACTGTAAGGATACCAAGCTCGAAGTTCCTTTTGCTTCTGCTACTACCAATTCTGAAAAAATAAAGCAACGTATTAAGAAATTGGAACCGATGGGTACAACACCTATTGCGCTTTCTTTGGGAGAATCAATTGCTGATTTCACACCTTGCTCTAATTGTCGCAACATTGTTATTTTAATTACCGATGGCATTGAAGAATGTGAAGGAAATCCGTGTAAGGTCTCCATGGAATTACAGAAAAAAGGAATTTTTCTTCGTCCTTTTGTGATTGGGATTGGATTGGATGTAAAGTTTGCTGACGTGTTTGGTTGCATGGGTAAATTTTATGATGTGAGTAACGAAGCTAATTTTGGCGATGTATTAAAACTGGTTTTAACCGAGGCCATTTCTCAAACAACAGTGCAGGTAGATTTACTGGATATTACCAAAAAGCCAACCGAAACGGACGTGAATATGACGTTTTACGATGCATCAAACGGACAAATAAAATACAACTATTTGCACACTATCAATCACCGTGGTAATCCGGATACTCTTGTTTTGGATCCCGATTTGAAATATAACCTAACGGTTCATACCATCCCTCCGGTAGAAAAGAAAAACATAACTATCATAAAAGGAAAACACAATGTAATTCCTGTTGACGCACCACAAGGTTTTTTAAAATTGGAGATTGAAGGAACCTTATCGAAATACTTTCCAACCACCATTGTTCGACAAGCAGGAAATATGAAAACGTTAAACGTTCATGAATTCGGAAAAAGTGAAAAATACATTGTAGGTAAATACGATCTTGAAATTTTAACCCTGCCGCGTATCAAATTAAATGATGTGGAAATAAAACAAAGCACCACCAACTCTATTAAAATTCCAGCTTCCGGTAATGTATACGTGAGCCGCGGTACACTTGGTTATGGCAGCATTTATCTCGACGACGGCAAACAAGTAACCTGGGTATGTAATTTAAATAGCAATATTCAAAGTGAAATTATTTATCTTCAACCCGGTAATTATAAGTTGGAATTCAGAGGAGAAAACACCAAAGAAACAATTAAAACACAAGAGAAAAAATTTACAGTTACATCAGGACAAACAACCAACATACGATTGAATTAA
- the ftsZ gene encoding cell division protein FtsZ, whose amino-acid sequence MQFELPKDEHSIIKVIGVGGGGSNAVNHMYRLGIKGVDFIICNTDHQALEKSPVPHKIQLGSHLTKGLGAGSIPEVGREAAIESVEEIRKYLEDNTQMVFITAGLGGGTGTGAAPVIASVARELGILTVGIVTIPFAFEGKKRRAQAEQGLEEMKKYVDTLLVIGNDKLREIYGNLKMSEAFAHADDVLTGAAKSIAEIISLHMHINVDFNDVKTVMKDSGVAIMGSAIASGERRALRAVEESLNSPLLNDNDIRGARHVLLNIMSGSDDIDMDEFGEITDFIQEAAGGTAELITGYGTDPSLGDSVSVTIIATGFNTKSFGYEPPILNKDRKVVSLDQPEVKPVAEVKQTSIVDEVQKAEPFVYTKTEEKVEEPVVVNVVPTVIETKQEEITYTVNTTETTIESKTEETVSESTTTTEFTFHTVNSETTDTTSEESHTETVSREEQIRLAQERIRKLKEITLKMKSPDGLAQLEKETAFARKNIQLENKTPSSESQVSRFTLSEGDDKKIEIRPNNSFLHDNVD is encoded by the coding sequence ATGCAATTTGAATTACCAAAAGACGAACACTCAATTATCAAAGTAATTGGTGTAGGTGGAGGCGGAAGTAACGCCGTTAACCATATGTACCGCTTAGGTATTAAAGGAGTAGATTTTATCATTTGTAATACGGATCACCAGGCTTTGGAAAAAAGTCCGGTTCCTCATAAAATTCAGTTAGGTTCACACTTAACAAAAGGATTAGGCGCAGGCTCAATTCCTGAAGTAGGTCGTGAAGCGGCTATTGAATCAGTAGAAGAGATTCGCAAATATTTAGAAGATAACACGCAAATGGTGTTCATCACTGCCGGTTTAGGTGGTGGTACGGGTACCGGTGCGGCGCCTGTGATTGCTTCAGTGGCGAGAGAATTAGGTATTTTAACTGTTGGTATAGTTACTATTCCTTTCGCCTTTGAAGGTAAGAAACGTCGTGCTCAAGCCGAGCAAGGTTTGGAAGAAATGAAAAAGTATGTAGATACTTTATTAGTTATTGGTAATGATAAATTGCGTGAAATATACGGCAACTTAAAAATGAGTGAAGCTTTTGCTCATGCCGATGATGTATTAACCGGTGCTGCAAAAAGTATCGCTGAAATCATCAGCTTACACATGCATATCAACGTTGACTTCAACGATGTGAAAACAGTAATGAAAGACAGTGGTGTGGCTATCATGGGTTCTGCGATAGCGAGCGGAGAACGGCGTGCATTGCGTGCCGTAGAAGAATCATTAAATTCACCATTATTAAATGATAATGATATCCGCGGCGCACGTCATGTGTTATTAAATATCATGAGTGGTTCTGATGATATCGATATGGATGAATTTGGAGAAATCACTGACTTCATTCAGGAAGCTGCTGGTGGTACAGCAGAATTAATTACAGGTTATGGTACTGATCCTTCATTAGGTGATAGCGTATCGGTAACAATTATCGCAACCGGATTTAATACAAAATCATTTGGTTATGAGCCGCCGATTTTAAATAAAGACCGTAAGGTGGTAAGTTTAGATCAGCCGGAAGTGAAGCCGGTTGCAGAAGTAAAGCAAACCAGTATTGTTGACGAAGTTCAAAAAGCTGAACCGTTTGTGTATACTAAAACAGAAGAGAAAGTAGAAGAGCCGGTTGTTGTGAATGTAGTGCCAACTGTAATTGAAACAAAGCAGGAGGAAATTACCTATACCGTTAATACAACCGAAACTACTATTGAAAGCAAAACAGAAGAAACAGTTTCTGAAAGTACAACTACTACTGAATTTACTTTCCATACAGTAAATAGCGAAACAACGGATACAACTTCTGAAGAAAGTCATACTGAAACAGTTTCTCGTGAAGAGCAAATTCGTTTAGCGCAAGAGCGTATACGCAAGCTGAAAGAAATTACCTTAAAGATGAAAAGCCCGGATGGTTTAGCGCAATTAGAAAAAGAGACAGCCTTTGCGCGTAAGAACATCCAATTGGAGAACAAAACGCCGTCATCTGAATCACAAGTATCTCGTTTCACTTTATCAGAAGGTGACGACAAAAAAATCGAGATTCGTCCGAATAACTCTTTTCTGCATGATAATGTGGATTAA
- a CDS encoding HigA family addiction module antidote protein, translating to MNKKIANNLMPGDIFHPGEFIKDELESRGLSQQQLADKMKVSKTEISLVVHGHRGINIKLAVLLEKALGIDAELWMNLQVKYDIDKLKHKIQKSINKSKLPSSKKAGLKRLVRAA from the coding sequence ATGAATAAAAAAATAGCCAATAACCTGATGCCCGGTGATATTTTTCATCCGGGAGAATTTATAAAGGATGAGCTTGAGTCACGTGGTTTAAGTCAACAGCAATTAGCTGATAAAATGAAAGTGAGTAAAACTGAAATTAGTCTCGTTGTGCACGGTCATCGCGGTATTAATATTAAACTCGCTGTTTTATTGGAGAAAGCTTTAGGTATTGATGCGGAACTCTGGATGAATCTCCAAGTAAAATATGATATTGATAAGCTGAAACATAAAATACAAAAATCTATTAATAAATCTAAATTACCTTCATCAAAAAAAGCCGGACTCAAACGTTTGGTGCGAGCAGCTTAA
- a CDS encoding type II toxin-antitoxin system RelE/ParE family toxin: MKVEFKTEYLSYLYRTPIDEIKGKHVFSREIIKQYKKKIQLMIVVNNVTQLKQFRGLNFEYLKGTRNGECSIRLNNQYRLLFEQKNDKEISIVLIKEISKHYE, from the coding sequence ATGAAGGTAGAGTTTAAAACAGAGTACCTTTCATATTTGTATAGGACTCCCATAGATGAAATTAAAGGCAAACATGTATTTTCGAGAGAAATAATAAAACAATACAAGAAGAAAATTCAGTTAATGATTGTTGTTAACAATGTAACACAATTGAAACAGTTCAGAGGATTAAACTTTGAATATTTAAAAGGTACAAGGAATGGGGAGTGCTCCATTCGGTTAAACAACCAGTATCGTTTACTGTTTGAACAAAAAAATGATAAAGAAATTTCTATTGTACTGATAAAGGAAATATCAAAGCATTATGAATAA
- the ftsA gene encoding cell division protein FtsA: MENAVNSSNQNQGSDLVVGLDIGTTKIAAIVGRKNEFGKVEILGIGKAESLGVTRGVVVNIEQTVASIKAAVAIAADKANVDIGEVIVGIAGQHIKSVQHRGMITRQSLDDEVNQKDVDTLIDNMHRLVMSPGEEIIHVIPQEYIIDSEIGIKNPIGHAGIRLEGNFHIITGQVSAVKNIFKCVNRAGLETVDLHLEPLASADAVLSDEEKEAGVVLVDIGGGTTDVAIFYDGIIRHTAVIPFGGNIITDDIKEGCSIIKTQAEQLKIRFGSALAQENQENEIISIPGLRGRPHKEISVKFLAQIIQARMEEILEFVLFEIKNSGYERKLSAGIVVTGGGSMLKHLPQLVMLTTGMDCRIGTPNEHLAAADDELKNPLYATGVGLVMKGIEKYEREAKRGNNTMKVAEVTQEEKKKEEKKVVDHSKKKAGTFFDTLITRAKDWMSDDIE; this comes from the coding sequence ATGGAAAACGCAGTTAACTCAAGCAATCAAAACCAGGGATCTGATTTAGTGGTTGGATTGGATATTGGTACAACTAAAATTGCTGCAATTGTAGGCCGTAAAAATGAATTCGGCAAAGTAGAAATTCTAGGCATTGGTAAGGCTGAATCATTAGGCGTTACTCGTGGCGTTGTTGTTAATATTGAGCAAACTGTAGCTTCTATTAAAGCTGCTGTTGCCATTGCTGCAGATAAAGCAAACGTTGATATTGGCGAAGTAATCGTAGGTATTGCCGGGCAACACATTAAGAGTGTTCAACACCGTGGAATGATTACACGTCAGTCTTTAGATGATGAAGTTAATCAAAAGGATGTAGATACTTTGATCGATAACATGCACCGTTTAGTAATGAGTCCGGGTGAAGAAATTATCCATGTGATTCCTCAGGAGTATATCATCGACAGCGAAATCGGAATTAAAAACCCAATCGGACATGCAGGTATTCGTCTGGAAGGAAATTTCCATATCATTACCGGACAAGTTTCTGCGGTTAAAAATATTTTTAAATGCGTTAACAGAGCAGGATTAGAAACAGTGGATTTACACTTAGAGCCATTAGCAAGTGCTGATGCGGTTTTAAGTGATGAAGAAAAAGAAGCCGGTGTTGTTTTAGTTGACATTGGTGGTGGAACAACCGATGTGGCTATTTTCTATGATGGCATTATTCGTCATACTGCTGTAATTCCTTTCGGAGGTAATATTATTACAGATGATATTAAAGAAGGTTGCAGTATTATTAAAACACAAGCGGAGCAATTAAAAATCAGATTTGGTTCTGCGTTAGCGCAGGAAAATCAGGAAAATGAAATTATTTCTATTCCTGGTTTACGCGGTCGTCCGCACAAAGAAATTTCAGTGAAATTCTTAGCGCAGATTATTCAGGCGCGTATGGAAGAAATTTTAGAGTTCGTTTTATTTGAAATTAAAAACTCAGGTTACGAGCGTAAATTATCAGCAGGAATTGTAGTAACCGGTGGTGGTTCTATGTTAAAGCACTTACCTCAATTAGTGATGTTAACGACAGGAATGGATTGCCGCATTGGAACACCAAACGAACATTTAGCAGCTGCTGATGATGAATTAAAAAATCCATTATATGCAACCGGTGTTGGTTTAGTAATGAAGGGTATTGAGAAATACGAGCGCGAAGCGAAGCGAGGAAACAATACCATGAAAGTGGCTGAAGTAACACAAGAAGAAAAAAAGAAGGAAGAAAAGAAAGTGGTCGATCATTCCAAGAAAAAAGCAGGAACATTCTTTGATACTTTAATTACCAGAGCCAAAGATTGGATGAGCGACGATATTGAATAA
- a CDS encoding type II toxin-antitoxin system HigB family toxin, whose product MRINLIKKQTIKNYSLRYPNSKNSLEDWLSKVKVANWEKPGDIKSTFNTADFLGKNSHRVVFDIGGNNYRMICKYAFGENEVHIFVLWIGTHAQYDAICARNEQYTVSIY is encoded by the coding sequence ATGAGAATAAACCTTATAAAAAAGCAAACCATAAAAAATTACTCGCTTAGGTATCCGAACAGCAAAAACTCTTTGGAAGATTGGCTGAGCAAGGTAAAAGTAGCAAACTGGGAAAAACCCGGTGATATAAAGAGCACTTTTAATACGGCAGACTTTTTGGGTAAAAACTCTCACCGCGTTGTATTTGATATCGGAGGAAACAATTATCGCATGATATGTAAGTACGCGTTCGGTGAAAATGAAGTGCATATATTTGTTTTATGGATTGGCACACATGCGCAGTACGACGCGATTTGTGCGAGAAACGAACAATACACAGTAAGTATATATTAA
- a CDS encoding transcriptional regulator has translation METLKYKIITSEKQYFNYCKVLEELVFTSQKNKQIKEEIALLNLLIKKWDDEHSDFTELNPVELLKSLMKDHKMKAYQLANLLEVSEGLVSDMLSYKKGLSKESIRILALHFKLKQEAFNRPYKLKAATAKKTIIHRKRKPVRA, from the coding sequence ATGGAAACACTGAAATATAAAATCATTACCTCTGAGAAGCAGTACTTCAACTATTGTAAAGTTTTGGAAGAATTAGTTTTTACTTCTCAAAAAAACAAACAAATTAAGGAAGAAATAGCCTTGCTTAACTTATTGATAAAAAAATGGGATGATGAACACTCCGATTTTACAGAGTTAAATCCTGTTGAGCTTTTAAAATCTTTAATGAAAGATCATAAAATGAAAGCTTATCAATTGGCCAATCTTTTAGAGGTAAGTGAAGGTTTGGTTTCGGATATGCTCAGTTATAAAAAAGGTTTATCAAAAGAAAGCATACGTATACTTGCTTTACATTTTAAACTAAAACAAGAAGCCTTTAACCGACCTTATAAATTAAAAGCCGCAACTGCTAAAAAAACAATCATACACCGTAAACGTAAGCCGGTAAGGGCATGA
- a CDS encoding UDP-N-acetylmuramate--L-alanine ligase, translating into MKILDYKLYYFLGVGGIGMSALARFFNHYGKNVQGYDKTQTVLTKELEGENIKCHYNEDVELLKSILSGFKPEEVLIVYTPAVPKNHAEYVYLESNGFNIKKRSQVLGEITQSFKTIAIAGTHGKTTTTTLVTHLLKTAGINCYSFMGGISKNYGTNLLLGNPSDANAYVVVEADEYDRSFLTLSPHIAVITSVDADHLDIYGDKNSVLEGYFLFSKQVKSDGCLIVKKNVDNELKLTNKRLIYSLNLNTEYCAESVQVKDGAFHYDIVSPVEKITDVVIGLPGLHNVENSIAAVTIAQQLGIKGETIKQALRSFQGVKRRFDYRVKSENVIYIDDYAHHPEELKASIGAAKQLYPDKKITGIFQPHLFTRTRDFADDFAKSLDMLDECILLEIYPARELPIEGVNSQMLLDKMKSSNKHLVQKENVLEFLKNKNTEVLMTMGAGDIDKLVTPIEELLKQRIK; encoded by the coding sequence ATGAAGATACTCGATTATAAATTATATTATTTCTTAGGTGTAGGCGGAATAGGCATGAGCGCATTGGCCCGTTTCTTTAATCATTATGGTAAGAATGTTCAGGGGTATGATAAAACTCAAACTGTACTTACCAAGGAATTAGAAGGGGAAAATATAAAGTGCCACTATAATGAAGATGTTGAACTGCTTAAATCCATTCTCTCCGGATTTAAACCCGAGGAGGTTTTAATTGTGTATACGCCGGCCGTTCCAAAAAATCATGCTGAGTATGTTTATTTGGAAAGTAACGGATTTAACATTAAAAAGCGTTCGCAGGTTCTAGGTGAAATAACACAATCATTCAAAACCATTGCGATTGCCGGAACGCATGGCAAAACAACTACAACTACCTTGGTTACTCATCTCTTAAAAACAGCGGGCATTAATTGCTACTCATTTATGGGTGGAATTTCAAAAAATTACGGAACCAATTTGCTTTTAGGAAACCCGAGCGATGCCAACGCTTACGTGGTGGTGGAGGCCGATGAATACGACCGTTCTTTCCTGACACTTAGTCCGCACATTGCCGTTATTACCAGTGTAGACGCGGATCATTTGGATATTTACGGCGATAAAAACAGCGTACTGGAAGGCTATTTTCTCTTCTCAAAACAGGTTAAATCCGATGGGTGTTTGATTGTTAAAAAGAATGTTGATAACGAATTGAAGCTCACCAATAAGAGGCTTATCTACTCGCTAAATTTAAATACGGAATATTGTGCTGAATCGGTGCAGGTTAAAGACGGCGCCTTTCATTACGATATTGTAAGTCCGGTTGAGAAAATTACTGATGTGGTAATTGGCTTACCCGGTTTACACAATGTAGAGAATTCCATAGCTGCAGTTACCATAGCACAACAGTTAGGAATAAAAGGCGAAACTATAAAACAAGCATTACGTTCTTTTCAAGGTGTTAAACGCAGGTTCGATTACAGAGTGAAATCAGAAAATGTAATTTACATTGACGATTATGCACATCATCCGGAAGAGTTGAAAGCATCCATTGGAGCAGCCAAACAACTTTATCCCGATAAAAAAATCACCGGCATATTTCAACCACACTTATTTACACGCACCCGCGATTTTGCGGATGATTTTGCAAAAAGTTTGGACATGCTGGATGAGTGCATACTGCTTGAAATTTATCCGGCACGCGAATTACCGATTGAGGGTGTCAACTCACAAATGTTGTTAGACAAAATGAAATCGTCGAATAAGCATTTGGTACAAAAAGAAAATGTTCTGGAATTTTTGAAAAATAAAAATACAGAAGTGTTAATGACGATGGGAGCAGGGGATATCGATAAACTGGTTACACCAATTGAAGAGTTGCTAAAGCAACGTATAAAGTGA
- a CDS encoding tetratricopeptide repeat protein, producing MNFKNEELLDNADLLIKDGKINDAIDVLNEILADDPLFGKAHNHLGYIYETKIRDYAKAEEHYKICLKTNPEYSAVYYNAAILFSTLKKLDELKDLLTKAENVPGINKATINNEWAIMYEAQGDFDKAIQYYRNVITQTYDNKTLDIAMESVRRCEKKKNFLSGNTDSTMNTVNSGKPPADLPPGM from the coding sequence ATGAACTTTAAGAACGAAGAATTATTGGATAATGCCGATCTTTTAATTAAAGACGGAAAAATCAACGATGCTATTGATGTATTGAATGAGATTTTAGCGGATGATCCTTTATTTGGGAAAGCACACAATCATTTAGGATACATTTACGAAACAAAAATTCGCGATTACGCGAAGGCAGAAGAGCATTATAAAATTTGCTTGAAAACAAATCCTGAATACAGTGCGGTTTATTATAACGCTGCCATTCTTTTTTCTACGCTTAAAAAACTTGATGAACTAAAAGATTTACTGACAAAAGCAGAAAATGTTCCGGGCATTAATAAAGCCACCATTAATAACGAATGGGCTATTATGTATGAAGCTCAGGGCGATTTTGATAAAGCTATTCAGTATTATAGAAACGTAATTACACAAACTTACGACAACAAAACATTGGACATTGCGATGGAAAGTGTAAGACGCTGCGAGAAGAAAAAGAACTTTCTGAGTGGGAATACTGATTCTACAATGAATACCGTGAATTCAGGCAAACCACCTGCAGATTTACCACCGGGTATGTAA
- the murG gene encoding undecaprenyldiphospho-muramoylpentapeptide beta-N-acetylglucosaminyltransferase, whose protein sequence is MKQQRTLKKLKVILSGGGTGGHIFPAVSIANEIKKLVPEAEILFVGALGKMEMEKVPAAGYKIIGLPIAGIQRKLTLANLKFPFLLIQSILKARSIVKEFKPDVVVGTGGYASGPLLRAATSMDVPALIQEQNSYAGVTNKWLAKKAAKICVAYDGMEKFFPKEKIMLTGNPVRQDIKDVSHLREEGQKFFGLNPAQKTLLVIGGSLGAKGINEGIGEGLQVLADNNIQLIWQTGKVYFEKAKQQASPFQSKNIKAVDFISRMDLAYAIADAVVSRAGAGAVSELCIVKKASILVPLPTAAEDHQTQNAMALVNKKAAILVKDTECKEKLVKEAVALINNESLKSELENNMAPLAYHNSANVIAKEVLKLAKYNL, encoded by the coding sequence ATAAAACAACAGAGAACCTTGAAGAAGCTTAAAGTTATATTGAGTGGTGGCGGAACGGGCGGACATATCTTCCCTGCAGTATCTATCGCTAATGAAATAAAAAAATTAGTTCCTGAAGCTGAGATTTTGTTTGTTGGCGCTCTGGGGAAAATGGAAATGGAAAAGGTTCCAGCTGCCGGCTATAAAATTATCGGATTACCCATTGCTGGTATTCAACGTAAATTAACATTAGCCAATCTGAAATTCCCTTTTCTGTTAATTCAAAGTATTTTAAAAGCACGTTCCATAGTAAAAGAATTTAAACCGGATGTGGTGGTAGGAACAGGCGGGTATGCAAGCGGACCGTTATTACGTGCAGCTACTTCAATGGATGTACCGGCTTTAATCCAAGAACAAAATTCATACGCGGGTGTAACGAATAAATGGTTGGCAAAAAAGGCGGCAAAGATTTGTGTGGCATATGATGGCATGGAGAAATTCTTTCCGAAAGAAAAAATTATGCTTACGGGCAATCCGGTTCGTCAGGATATAAAAGATGTTTCACATTTAAGAGAAGAAGGACAAAAGTTTTTCGGATTAAATCCTGCTCAAAAAACTTTATTGGTGATTGGTGGAAGTTTGGGAGCGAAGGGAATCAACGAAGGAATAGGCGAAGGCTTACAGGTTTTAGCTGATAATAACATTCAGCTAATTTGGCAGACAGGAAAAGTATATTTCGAAAAGGCCAAACAACAAGCAAGTCCATTCCAATCCAAAAATATTAAAGCGGTAGATTTTATTTCGCGAATGGATTTAGCCTACGCGATTGCCGATGCTGTTGTTTCACGTGCAGGTGCAGGTGCGGTTTCAGAATTGTGTATCGTGAAAAAGGCTTCTATTTTAGTTCCGCTTCCAACCGCAGCTGAGGACCATCAAACGCAAAATGCCATGGCATTAGTGAATAAGAAAGCGGCAATTTTAGTGAAGGACACAGAGTGTAAAGAAAAGTTAGTGAAAGAAGCGGTAGCCTTAATTAATAATGAATCATTGAAGAGCGAATTAGAAAATAACATGGCGCCATTAGCTTATCATAATTCGGCTAATGTAATTGCCAAGGAAGTTTTAAAGCTGGCAAAGTACAACTTGTAA